A single Calidithermus timidus DSM 17022 DNA region contains:
- a CDS encoding ROK family protein, which yields MAEFPQPAPYPSSQRVVLVADIGGTKISLGYTEAAEETHHHSPELHMFPTDTIRDPAPVEAIAALLEGYTVERRLIPTAAVLGVPASLDRGLDKVLSSPNIPQLEGIFLARELGSRLGYPVYLERDIVLLLLGEYQAGAAQGAASVLGVFFGTGVGAAMLHEGRPYRGHSVGLELGHIPIRGEGRQCVCGNTDCLEAYACGHTLNRLAQQVGLPVAELFARQQKSPELKQALHEFVRDQAYAVATAINLFDPEVCLIGGGIPRMEGYPKEIFVGTVLEHLRRPYPRETVRLVWAKLGSEAVLHGARAVLVQRNSTLLAEVEPNHGSSAGD from the coding sequence ATGGCCGAGTTCCCTCAACCTGCCCCCTACCCGTCCTCCCAGCGGGTTGTCCTGGTAGCGGATATCGGCGGCACCAAGATCAGTCTTGGGTATACCGAGGCTGCCGAGGAAACCCACCACCACTCCCCCGAGTTGCACATGTTCCCCACCGATACGATCCGCGACCCCGCCCCAGTTGAAGCCATAGCTGCCCTGCTCGAGGGCTACACTGTAGAGCGAAGGCTTATCCCCACCGCCGCAGTACTAGGAGTACCGGCGAGCTTGGACCGTGGCCTGGATAAAGTGCTCTCGAGCCCCAACATTCCCCAGCTGGAGGGGATCTTTCTGGCCCGCGAACTGGGGAGTCGGCTGGGATATCCGGTTTACCTCGAGCGTGACATCGTATTGTTGCTATTGGGTGAGTACCAGGCTGGGGCAGCGCAGGGGGCAGCATCGGTACTGGGGGTATTTTTTGGCACCGGGGTGGGAGCGGCGATGCTCCATGAGGGGCGGCCTTACCGGGGACACTCGGTGGGCCTCGAGCTAGGTCATATTCCCATCCGAGGCGAAGGGCGGCAGTGTGTGTGTGGCAATACCGACTGCCTGGAAGCCTACGCCTGCGGCCACACCCTCAACCGCCTCGCGCAACAAGTGGGTCTTCCGGTGGCAGAGTTGTTTGCACGCCAGCAAAAGAGCCCTGAACTAAAGCAGGCTTTGCATGAATTCGTGCGCGACCAGGCCTACGCAGTAGCGACAGCCATCAACCTCTTCGACCCCGAGGTGTGCTTAATAGGCGGAGGGATTCCCCGGATGGAAGGCTATCCTAAGGAAATCTTTGTCGGCACCGTTCTTGAACACCTGCGCCGCCCCTACCCGCGTGAGACAGTACGGCTGGTGTGGGCCAAGTTGGGCTCGGAGGCCGTGCTCCACGGTGCGCGGGCGGTGCTTGTGCAGCGTAATTCAACCCTACTGGCCGAAGTGGAGCCCAACCATGGATCTTCTGCTGGGGATTGA
- a CDS encoding FGGY-family carbohydrate kinase, whose amino-acid sequence MDLLLGIDLGTSFIKAGVFTSCGEVIALHQTPTPLHRLGHTQGFYWAEDLWTSVAEMIRGLIREIAQPEHLRVIGISSFGESGMLLGEDGNLRYPKVMVWYDERPKPILERLSQNTPALDPLRLRRRTGLLPDHTYSLGKLLWLQAEHPELFWGRPRWTSVADWIAFRLTEEVQMGLTQASRTLLFDLQERRWMPELLLEVGLSPDLLPPLRPPGAPIGRVTQQAAQQTGLMPGLWVMEAAHDQACAAAGLGATEDGDIINACGTAETLLQIVGAHRLGEVLRSSKAIIGHHAFVGSYYLMATLRASGSVFDWFVRTLAVEDESPAPQGGNHAGEQALPANYLRVIQAASRVPLGAEGLRFIPHLRQLTDNPSDTALPGGVFWGLRESHGLGHLARAVLEGLSFESHRLLQRMPQGKLSPVRAVGGPTANAPWMQIKAEMLERPLEVYECPHAAAWGAAFLAWRHLRGQATAGLKPQARYTPAQPEDAARLRRSYTRTLEMLAQALPSEEEA is encoded by the coding sequence ATGGATCTTCTGCTGGGGATTGACCTGGGAACCAGTTTCATCAAGGCGGGGGTCTTCACCTCCTGTGGTGAGGTGATCGCACTGCATCAAACCCCGACCCCCCTGCACCGCTTGGGCCACACCCAAGGTTTTTACTGGGCTGAGGATCTGTGGACAAGTGTAGCGGAAATGATCCGCGGGCTGATAAGAGAGATCGCCCAACCCGAACACTTGAGAGTGATCGGAATTAGCAGCTTCGGCGAGTCCGGGATGCTGCTGGGAGAAGACGGTAACCTGCGCTACCCCAAGGTGATGGTCTGGTACGACGAGCGTCCTAAGCCCATCCTCGAGCGCCTCAGCCAGAACACCCCGGCCCTCGACCCACTGCGCTTGCGCCGACGCACCGGATTGTTGCCCGATCACACCTACAGCCTGGGAAAACTACTGTGGCTGCAAGCGGAGCACCCTGAGCTGTTTTGGGGCCGCCCGCGCTGGACCTCAGTAGCAGATTGGATCGCCTTCCGCCTTACCGAAGAGGTGCAGATGGGCCTAACCCAGGCTTCCCGTACCCTGCTTTTTGACCTGCAAGAACGCCGCTGGATGCCAGAGCTGCTGCTCGAGGTGGGCTTGAGCCCTGATCTTTTGCCTCCGCTGCGACCCCCCGGGGCTCCTATCGGTCGCGTGACTCAACAAGCCGCGCAGCAGACCGGGCTTATGCCGGGCCTGTGGGTGATGGAGGCCGCCCACGACCAGGCCTGTGCAGCAGCAGGTTTGGGGGCGACGGAGGATGGGGACATCATCAACGCTTGCGGAACCGCGGAAACCTTACTCCAAATCGTTGGGGCCCACCGCCTAGGCGAGGTGCTGCGCTCGAGCAAAGCCATCATCGGCCACCATGCCTTTGTGGGGAGTTACTATCTCATGGCTACGCTTCGGGCCTCGGGCTCAGTCTTTGATTGGTTTGTGCGCACCTTGGCAGTTGAGGACGAAAGCCCGGCCCCACAAGGGGGTAATCACGCCGGCGAGCAGGCGCTACCTGCTAACTACCTGCGTGTCATTCAGGCAGCTTCTAGGGTTCCGCTGGGCGCGGAAGGCCTGCGCTTTATCCCCCATCTGCGGCAACTCACCGACAACCCTAGCGACACTGCCCTGCCGGGGGGGGTGTTCTGGGGCCTGCGGGAATCCCATGGCCTGGGCCACCTGGCTCGGGCGGTGCTCGAGGGCCTTTCTTTCGAGAGCCACCGGCTTTTGCAGCGGATGCCGCAGGGGAAGCTCAGTCCTGTCCGGGCGGTGGGCGGGCCTACTGCTAACGCTCCGTGGATGCAGATTAAGGCCGAAATGCTGGAAAGGCCGCTCGAGGTTTACGAATGCCCCCATGCTGCGGCTTGGGGGGCAGCTTTTTTGGCTTGGCGGCACTTACGCGGCCAAGCTACAGCGGGACTGAAGCCACAGGCCCGCTACACCCCAGCTCAGCCCGAGGATGCGGCTCGGCTGCGGCGCTCGTATACGCGCACCCTAGAAATGCTGGCCCAGGCTTTGCCCTCCGAAGAGGAAGCATGA
- a CDS encoding 1-phosphofructokinase family hexose kinase: MKPPKVITLTLNPALDVKMALRAPRLGGLNRAQSMELEPSGKGINVARALARQGIPVQAVAPLGGSFGVAIACQLQATPEFELITVEIAGFTRANFKAIDAETGEVTEFNAPGPRLTKEELERLEAILLQRLEEGDVVVVSGSLPQGVGPEVYAEWVSKIHKIGAKALLDTGGEALKKVLSAKPFLVKPNRLEAEELLGWPIRSREDALRAVRQIQTLGAQWVVLSLGAEGAVFAAQETLLALPPRVRVTSTVGCGDALLAGVVVGMFHRHSWQEIARYATALAAARACGEGVEFPNISQTQALLDEVRLEPLEMG; encoded by the coding sequence ATGAAACCGCCGAAGGTCATTACCCTGACCCTAAACCCCGCATTAGACGTGAAGATGGCTTTGCGAGCGCCCCGTCTAGGTGGGTTGAACCGGGCTCAGAGCATGGAGCTCGAGCCCAGCGGCAAGGGCATCAACGTAGCCCGGGCACTGGCCCGACAAGGTATACCGGTTCAGGCTGTAGCCCCTTTGGGGGGAAGTTTCGGGGTGGCGATTGCTTGTCAGCTACAAGCTACGCCCGAATTCGAGCTCATCACTGTAGAAATCGCCGGTTTCACCCGCGCTAATTTCAAGGCCATTGACGCCGAAACCGGTGAGGTCACCGAGTTCAATGCCCCCGGCCCAAGGCTAACCAAAGAGGAGTTGGAGCGACTCGAGGCTATCTTGTTGCAGCGCTTGGAGGAAGGCGATGTAGTGGTAGTGTCGGGTAGCTTGCCCCAAGGGGTTGGCCCAGAAGTATATGCCGAATGGGTGAGCAAAATACACAAGATCGGGGCCAAAGCCTTGCTAGATACTGGAGGGGAGGCCCTGAAAAAGGTTCTTTCCGCCAAGCCCTTTTTGGTCAAACCAAACCGGCTCGAGGCCGAGGAACTGCTGGGCTGGCCCATCCGCAGCCGGGAAGACGCCCTCCGGGCAGTCCGGCAAATTCAAACCCTGGGTGCTCAGTGGGTAGTGCTTTCGCTAGGGGCTGAAGGGGCAGTGTTTGCAGCTCAGGAAACCCTTCTGGCCTTACCTCCTAGGGTCCGGGTAACGAGCACTGTGGGTTGCGGGGACGCTTTGTTGGCTGGGGTGGTCGTGGGGATGTTCCACCGGCATTCCTGGCAAGAAATAGCCCGCTATGCAACCGCGCTGGCAGCGGCTCGGGCTTGTGGAGAGGGGGTGGAGTTTCCCAACATTTCCCAGACCCAAGCTCTCCTAGATGAGGTAAGGCTCGAGCCCCTGGAAATGGGGTAA
- a CDS encoding ROK family protein, producing MDSLSGHRPADARRLNRAKALELLRVTPRGRAELARALGLSKPALGDLVGDLIEQELLLETAPTPIQRGRHPAPLRINPERFCVVGIDLSVDDYELGLYNPLGEPLHILRTPSGIGKGAEVAYRQLLEAAHQLLQQAPIPVVAVGVASPGPIDFEQGKILTPPHFPDLHNMPLVNRLQNDLGLPVYLEHDSAAAARRFVRSTAAANFVYILLHRGIGAGIVIGRQVYRGQHGFAGELGHVSFDSEGEPCACGNRGCLENVAGTTAIELRYARLCKAPLPLSAIAELARAGDPLALLSFEQAGRALGWAAVNLVNLFDPELLVLGGPGATYADLLIPSLRHHLNTRAYPYLGWGEHLQILVDPLTNPIGPGAAECALEAIYLGDIPLPQAEGRRQKT from the coding sequence TTGGATTCCCTCAGCGGGCATCGCCCGGCAGACGCCCGCAGGCTCAACCGGGCTAAAGCCCTTGAGCTGCTGCGGGTCACACCTCGGGGAAGGGCTGAGCTGGCCCGGGCCTTAGGGCTGTCCAAACCCGCCCTGGGGGACTTGGTCGGAGACTTAATCGAACAGGAATTGCTCTTGGAAACTGCTCCCACCCCCATTCAGCGGGGACGCCATCCTGCCCCTTTGCGTATCAACCCCGAGCGCTTCTGCGTCGTGGGCATTGACCTCAGCGTGGACGACTACGAGCTGGGACTGTACAACCCTCTGGGGGAGCCCCTGCACATCTTGCGCACCCCTTCCGGCATAGGCAAAGGAGCCGAGGTGGCCTACCGGCAGTTGCTTGAGGCTGCCCATCAGCTACTACAGCAGGCTCCGATACCGGTTGTGGCAGTAGGAGTAGCCTCCCCCGGACCTATTGACTTCGAGCAGGGCAAGATTCTGACCCCTCCACACTTTCCCGACCTGCACAACATGCCCCTGGTCAATCGCTTGCAAAACGACCTAGGGCTGCCCGTTTACCTCGAGCACGATAGCGCTGCCGCAGCGCGGCGGTTTGTGCGTTCTACCGCAGCGGCAAACTTCGTTTATATCCTACTACACCGAGGCATTGGGGCAGGCATCGTCATCGGGCGCCAGGTTTATCGCGGTCAGCACGGCTTTGCTGGAGAACTAGGCCACGTATCCTTCGATAGCGAGGGGGAACCCTGCGCCTGCGGCAACCGTGGCTGCTTGGAAAACGTCGCCGGAACTACTGCTATCGAGCTGCGCTACGCCCGCTTGTGTAAAGCCCCTCTCCCGCTGAGCGCTATCGCTGAGTTGGCCCGTGCCGGTGACCCACTGGCCCTCCTCTCCTTTGAGCAGGCCGGACGAGCACTAGGCTGGGCAGCTGTCAACCTGGTCAACCTCTTTGACCCCGAGTTGCTGGTGCTAGGTGGTCCCGGAGCCACCTACGCCGATTTGCTCATCCCCAGTCTACGCCACCACCTCAATACCCGGGCTTACCCCTATTTGGGCTGGGGGGAGCATTTGCAAATCCTTGTTGACCCGCTCACCAATCCCATTGGCCCTGGTGCTGCTGAGTGTGCGCTCGAGGCCATCTACTTAGGAGATATTCCGCTTCCCCAAGCGGAAGGAAGGAGGCAAAAGACCTAA
- a CDS encoding ABC transporter substrate-binding protein produces MGKSAKLVPVVLALGLLILISMYSLAQKKYTIALIPGLTTDGFYITMRKGAEEAAKQLGVDLIFQGGPEFSPTTQIPVLNAIIARKPDVILIAPTDKQQLIAPLKRAADAGIKIITVDTFIGESGNYQTGSGNADFPLSYVASDNVEGGRIAARALAKAIGEKGKVYVSNVKPGISTTDQREQGFKEEMKKYPGITVLETQYNDDDANKAASQLAAVLARNPDLAGVFGANLFSAQGAANGVKNVGKRGMIKVAAFDCPESIINDIRGGTIDMAICQHPAEMGKVAVQYAVDALNGKKIPTRYGTGYTVIDKSNIDTPEAKAAIYSSK; encoded by the coding sequence ATGGGCAAAAGTGCAAAGTTGGTACCTGTGGTTTTGGCTTTGGGTTTACTGATTCTGATCAGCATGTACAGCTTGGCTCAGAAAAAGTACACCATCGCCCTGATTCCCGGCCTCACCACTGACGGTTTCTACATCACCATGCGCAAGGGAGCCGAAGAAGCCGCCAAACAGCTAGGCGTGGACCTGATCTTCCAGGGCGGGCCGGAATTCAGCCCAACTACCCAGATCCCGGTTCTCAACGCCATCATCGCCCGTAAGCCCGATGTCATCTTAATTGCCCCCACCGACAAGCAGCAGCTCATCGCCCCCTTAAAGCGGGCTGCCGATGCAGGCATCAAGATCATCACCGTGGACACCTTCATCGGCGAAAGCGGCAACTACCAAACCGGTTCAGGCAACGCCGATTTTCCGCTTTCCTACGTGGCCTCAGACAACGTAGAAGGGGGGCGCATCGCCGCCAGGGCCCTGGCTAAAGCTATCGGCGAGAAGGGTAAGGTTTATGTCTCCAACGTCAAGCCGGGCATCTCTACCACCGATCAGCGCGAGCAGGGTTTCAAAGAAGAGATGAAGAAATACCCGGGCATTACCGTTCTCGAGACCCAGTACAACGATGACGACGCTAACAAGGCTGCCTCGCAACTGGCTGCGGTGCTGGCCCGTAACCCCGATCTGGCAGGGGTGTTTGGAGCCAATCTGTTCAGCGCGCAAGGCGCAGCCAACGGGGTTAAGAACGTCGGTAAGCGCGGGATGATCAAGGTTGCAGCTTTCGACTGCCCAGAGAGCATCATCAACGATATCAGAGGCGGGACCATTGATATGGCCATCTGCCAGCATCCTGCTGAGATGGGCAAGGTTGCCGTACAGTACGCGGTAGATGCTCTTAATGGTAAGAAGATTCCCACCCGTTACGGCACTGGCTACACCGTGATTGACAAAAGCAACATAGATACTCCTGAAGCCAAGGCCGCTATCTACTCCTCCAAGTAA